In one window of Solanum pennellii chromosome 2, SPENNV200 DNA:
- the LOC107009375 gene encoding oil body-associated protein 2C-like, which translates to MAATTAGSHGEQIPPGKAMTTEQHILDKGAQMLQSLKPIKQMNQHVCTFALYNHDMNRQIETHHYVTRVNQDFLQCAVYDSDHSNARLIGVEYIVSDRIFETLPKEEQKLWHSHAYEVKSGLWVNPRVPEMVVKKDLENFAKTYGKFWCTWQTDRGDKLPIGPPSLMMSPQAVNLGMVKPELIQKRDDRYNISTDAIKRTRLEIAEPEWINPEADYWKQHGKCFEIHVEDVEMKKIAPFP; encoded by the exons ATGGCTGCAACAACGGCAGGGAGCCATGGGGAGCAGATACCACCAGGAAAGGCCATGACAACGGAGCAACACATACTAGACAAAGGAGCTCAAATGCTGCAGTCTTTGAAACCAATTAAGCAAATGAATCAACATGTTTGCACTTTTGCACTCTACAATCATGACATGAATCGACAAATTGAAACTCATCATTATGTCACGCGAGTCAATCAGGATTTTCTACAATGTGCTGTTTACGACTCTGATCATTCCAACGCCCGACTTATCG GAGTGGAGTATATAGTATCTGATCGTATCTTTGAAACCTTACCTAAAGAAGAACAGAAACTTTGGCACTCTCATGCTTATGAG GTAAAATCAGGATTGTGGGTGAATCCTAGAGTTCCAGAGATGGTAGTGAAAAAAGATCTCGAGAATTTTGCGAAAACGTATGGCAAATTCTGGTGCACATGGCAAACAGATAGAG GTGATAAGCTACCGATTGGGCCACCATCACTGATGATGTCTCCTCAGGCGGTGAATTTGGGGATGGTGAAGCCAGAGCTAATTCAGAAGAGAGATGACAGGTATAATATATCGACGGATGCCATAAAGAGAACGAGGCTGGAGATAGCGGAGCCGGAGTGGATTAATCCTGAGGCGGATTACTGGAAACAGCACGGCAAATGCTTTGAGATCCATGTTGAGGATGTAGAGATGAAGAAGATTGCTCCTTTTCCATAG
- the LOC107010422 gene encoding oil body-associated protein 2A-like, whose protein sequence is MASSDEAPGAMPPGDGSVPPGKSMTIGQHVIDKGAQLMQSLKPIKQMSQHVCTFAMYSHDITRQIETHHYVSRVNQDFLQCAVYDSDDSKGRLIGIEYILSDRIFETLPAEEQKLWHSHEYEIIAGLWVNPKVPEIVQKQELKNLAPTYGKFWCTWQVDRGDRLPLGAPALMMSPQGVNLGMVAPELVKKRDEKYGISSKDLEKTRADIAGPKTTMNPYANYWMQTGKGFAIDVELTDMKKTAPFP, encoded by the exons ATGGCTTCTAGTGATGAGGCACCAGGAGCTATGCCCCCGGGCGATGGCTCTGTTCCTCCAGGAAAATCAATGACAATTGGGCAGCACGTTATAGACAAAGGCGCTCAATTGATGCAGTCTTTGAAACCCATCAAGCAGATGAGCCAACATGTTTGCACTTTCGCTATGTACAGCCACGATATCACTCGACAGATCGAGACGCATCACTATGTGAGTCGAGTCAATCAGGATTTCCTCCAGTGTGCTGTTTACGATTCTGATGATTCTAAAGGACGTCTTATTG GAATAGAATATATACTATCAGATCGAATCTTTGAAACTCTTCCAGCAGAAGAACAGAAGCTATGGCACAGTCATGAGTATGAG ATTATAGCAGGACTTTGGGTGAACCCAAAAGTTCCAGAGATTGTCCAAAAGCAAGAACTTAAGAATCTTGCTCCAACTTATGGCAAGTTTTGGTGCACCTGGCAAGTTGATCGAG GTGATAGGCTTCCACTTGGAGCACCTGCATTGATGATGTCTCCACAAGGTGTAAATTTGGGCATGGTGGCACCAGAGCTAGTGAAGAAGAGGGATGAAAAATATGGCATTTCTTCAAAGGATTTGGAAAAGACGAGGGCGGATATTGCAGGGCCAAAGACGACCATGAATCCTTATGCAAACTACTGGATGCAAACTGGCAAAGGCTTTGCCATTGATGTGGAACTCACCGATATGAAAAAGACTGCACCTTTTCCATGA
- the LOC107011896 gene encoding MACPF domain-containing protein CAD1: protein MEDSNPKKSFASDALITTLSNSIQALGRGFDVTSDIRLLYCKGAPGSRLVHLDEENRVDLLHPDGGILLPNVTVDIECSQELRTIEATPVFTFHEMAKYFNAISNIFGDVPLGSFNSMFNFTGSWQQDAAATKSLAMIGHVIPLFTVRLVKFDLLLRDEIKRAVPYSWDPASLASFIENYGTHIVTSATIGGRDVVYIKQHQSSPLLVSDIENYVNDIGEQRFSDSKNLSSAGPLRYKDKDVTVIFRRRGGDDLEQSHDKWASTVETSPDVINMTFTPIVSFLEEVPGIKYLSRAIELYLEYKPPIEDLQYFLDFQIARVWAPEQNNLQRKEPVCLSLQFSLMGPKLYISPDQVTVGRKPVTGLRLSLEGDKQNRLSVNLQHLVSLPKILQPHWDSHMAIGAPKWKGPEEQDSRWFEPIKWKNFSHVSTAPIEHTETSIGDLSGVHIVTGAQLGVWNFGAKSVLHLKLLFSKVPGCTIRRSVWDHSPSNLSAVQRIDGSSTSLQNENKKGDTSSQTGKLAKIVDMTEMSKGPQDAPGHWLVTGAKLGVDKGKIVLRVKYSLLNY, encoded by the exons ATGGAGGATTCAAACCCCAAGAAGAGTTTTGCCTCAGATGCTTTAATTACTACTCTCAGCAACTCAATCCAAGCTCTGGGTAGGGGATTTGATGTCACTTCTGATATTAGGCTTCTGTATTGTAAAGGGGCTCCAGGGTCTCGTTTAGTtcatcttgatgaggaaaaTCGTGTGGATCTTTTGCACCCAGATGGGGGTATTTTGCTGCCAAATGTTACTGTAGACATTGAATGTTCACAAGAGTTGAGAACCATTGAGGCCACACCTGTTTTTACCTTCCATGAG ATGGCAAAGTACTTCAATGCAATCTCCAATATATTTGGAGATGTCCCACTTGGAAGCTTTAACTCCATGTTTAACTTCACTGGTTCATGGCAACAAGATGCGGCAGCTACTAAATCTCTTGCCATGATTGGACATGTTATCCCACTATTTACAGTGAGATTAGTTAAGTTTGATTTACTTCTACGAGATGAAATCAAGCGTGCTGTTCCATACTCTTGGGATCCTGCATCACTGGCAAG CTTTATTGAAAACTATGGCACCCATATTGTCACCTCCGCGACGATCGGTGGTAGGGATGTAGTTTATATTAAACAACACCAGTCATCTCCTTTGTTAGTTTCAGACATTGAAAACTATGTGAACGACATTGGAGAGCAGAGGTTCTCTGATTCGAAGAATCTCTCAAGTGCTGGACCTTTAAGATATAAGGACAAG GATGTTACAGTTATTTTTCGCAGAAGAGGAGGTGATGACCTGGAGCAGAGTCACGACAAGTGGGCAAGCACTGTAGAAACATCACCAGATGTGATCAACATGACTTTTACTCCCATTGTGTCATTTCTTGAAGAGGTGCCTGGAATTAAGTACCTGAGCCGCGCAATTGAGTTATACTTAGAAT aCAAGCCACCAATAGAAGATTTACAGTATTTCTTAGATTTCCAAATAGCTCGTGTGTGGGCTCCAGAGCAAAATAACCTTCAAAGAAAGGAGCCTGTATGTTTATCCCTACAGTTCAGTTTGATGGGTCCTAAGCTCTATATTAGCCCGGATCAG GTGACAGTGGGCCGTAAGCCAGTGACTGGGCTCAGGCTCAGCCTAGAAGGTGACAAGCAGAACCGTCTTTCAGTCAATTTGCAGCACCTGGTTTCTCTTCCCAAGATCCTTCAACCCCACTGGGATTCACACATGGCTATAGGTGCCCCAAAATGGAAAGGCCCCGAAGAGCAGGATAGCAGATGGTTCGAACCAATCAAATGGAAAAATTTCTCCCACGTAAGCACAGCACCAATTGAACATACTGAGACTTCCATTGGAGATCTCTCTGGTGTTCACATTGTGACGGGGGCTCAGCTTGGTGTTTGGAATTTTGGTGCCAAAAGTGTCTTGCATCTTAAACTCCTCTTTTCCAAAGTACCTGGCTGTACAATAAGAAGATCTGTATGGGATCACAGTCCATCAAACCTATCAGCAGTACAAAGGATTGATGGttcttcaacttcacttcaGAATGAAAACAAGAAAGGCGATACTTCCAGCCAAACAGGGAAATTGGCGAAAATTGTAGACATGACAGAAATGTCAAAGGGGCCACAGGATGCACCAGGACACTGGTTGGTAACAGGAGCTAAACTTGGAGTtgataaaggaaaaattgtGCTAAGAGTGAAGTATTCCCTGTTGAATTATTAA